In the Helianthus annuus cultivar XRQ/B chromosome 11, HanXRQr2.0-SUNRISE, whole genome shotgun sequence genome, one interval contains:
- the LOC110944350 gene encoding uncharacterized protein LOC110944350 codes for MSLDLAVWDAGVVVGRVAWNHETRLMAFIHLSYEILNYCSMLPLNSCRKLLCLDGCFLKTFLGGMLFAAIGRDANDQMYPLAWAVVEGENNDSWEWFMEEQRKCLVVHDGGKGWTFVSDQQNGILNAVALVWGSAEHKNCARHIYANWHKKFKGDELKEVYWQACRSYNEADFLEVIKEMNNLEPEAVDAFMMQNPKGFVRCYLQNDTKCCVIVNNMAETFNGTIVLSRAKHIIHMLDDIRVSMMTRITTKYSEMAAFDGVVCPRIQEILDQEKFWAYKSEVYPSSLHVFQVRDIDDVSVDLSQKTCFLGKNAENFVHGWYHKDQYLMSYENTIPPLPSEKYWPKVDYPLDPPPIKIAPRRPKKTGRELHMKTLRNLEN; via the exons ATGTCGTTGGatcttgctgtctgggatgctggagtggtcgtGGGTCGAGTTGCATGGAATCACGAGACACGTCTAATGGCTTTTATACATTTGAGTTATGAAATTCTTAACTATTGTAGTATGCTTCCGTTGAACA GTTGTAGGAAGTTGTTATGCCTGGACGGTTGTTTCCTTAAAACTTTTCTAGGGGGTATGTTGTTCGCTGCTATAGGAAGAGATGCAAATGACCAAATGTATCCTCTAGCCTGGGCTGTAGTTGAGGGTGAAAACAATGATAGCTGGGAATGGTTTATGGAGGAACAAAGGAAATGTCTAGTTGTGCATGATGGTGGAAAAGGTTGGACCTTTGTTTCTGACCAACAAAAC GGAATACTAAATGCAGTTGCTTTGGTGTGGGGTAGTGCTGAGCACAAAAACTGTGCAAGGCATATTTATGCTAACTGGCATAAGAAATTCAAAGGTGATGAATTGAAGGAGGTTTATTGGCAAGCATGTAGATCTTATAATGAGGCTGACTTTCTTGAAGTTATAAAGGAAATGAACAACCTGGAACCTGAAGCAGTTGATGCGTTTATGATGCAAAATCCTAAAGGCTTTGTGAGGTGCTATCTTCAAAATGATACCAAGTGTTGTGTCATAGTCAACAACATGGCTGAGACCTTTAATGGTACCATAGTTCTGTCTAGGGCAAAGCACATTATCCATATGTTAGACGATATAAGGGTTTCAATGATGACAAGGATAACTACAAAGTATTCTGAGATGGCTGCCTTTGATGGGGTTGTGTGTCCTAGGATACAAGAGATACTTGAtcaagagaagttttgggcttacAAAAGTGAAGTGTACCCATCATCTTTGCATGTGTTCCAAGTGAGGGATATAGATGATGTATCAGTTGATTTATCACAGAAAACCT GTTTTCTAGGAAAGAATGCTGAGAACTTTGTGCATGGATGGTATCATAAAGACCAGTACCTAATGTCTTATGAAAACACTATCCCACCACTACCTAGTGAAAAATACTGGCCTAAGGTTGATTATCCTCTAGACCCACCACCAATTAAAATTGCTCCTAGAAGACCCAAAAAAACTGGAAGAGAGCTCCACATGAAGACCCTAAGAAACCTGGAAAATTGA